The Pelmatolapia mariae isolate MD_Pm_ZW linkage group LG10_11, Pm_UMD_F_2, whole genome shotgun sequence genome includes a region encoding these proteins:
- the LOC134636724 gene encoding endoribonuclease ZC3H12A, producing the protein MDEALPSLSSVSDSLEADSEEFQLRVDFFRKLGYTPSEVMAALRKLGLSTDTNAVLGELVRNRTSSVPCISSSDSDERSTSQNDSLQPLSWALGSCKNTTQLWDQNKPDEELRPVVIDGSNVAMSHGNKEVFSCRGIQLAVNFFLDRGHTSITVFVPSWRKELPRADAPLTDQHILLELEKRKIVVFTPSRRVGGKRVVCYDDRFIIKLAYESDGIIVSNDTYRDLQAERPEWKKCIEERLLMYSFVNDKFMPPDDPLGRHGPSLDNFLRKKPRPTEQKRQLCPYEKKCTYGIKCKFYHPERVNQPYLSLADELREKAQISTVKEERNARLSPRQLQSDPALAQNAYFHPRDSNTELKRDQQTSSPPSQVSENKLLYWEDPRHNPNHMPCSVTGTQCQKEWPGLHLMPNHYYANMSQEYLDSGLGSFESQYSDISHSLCNSKKLRPQYQSAPPGATNSPLHLEKNNTNQPCKCCSHAVPSTVHQQLHGNMDSQAQPQYSAYHPNALTPTASHQRSLPSHFQYSGGTHVQQHYWSDPFQGLPQASRPNSLPSSTRSSHYHNSCCSSNSHQYYSRGQQPSSAAFDSQRLELRNKLKAIFNPHLVDTVMEMFPNLMNAEKLAAEILKLKAQRDLF; encoded by the exons ATGGACGAGGCTCTTCCCAGCCTGAGCTCAGTTTCAGACTCTCTGGAAGCAGACAGTGAGGAGTTCCAGCTCAGAGTGGACTTCTTCAGGAAGTTGGGTTACACCCCATCAGAGGTCATGGCTGCTTTGAGGAAACTGGGCTTAAGCACAGACACTAATGCGGTGCTAGGAGAGCTCGTCAGGAACAGAACCAGCAGTGTACCTTGCATTTCCAGCTCTGACAGTGACGAGAGGAGCACAAGCCAAAATGACTCCCTGCAGCCTCTCAGTTGGGCTCTTGGGTCCTGCAAAAACACAACGCAGCTGTGGGACCAAAACAAACCGGACGAAGAATTGAGGCCTGTTGTTATTGACGGCAGCAATGTTGCCATGAG TCATGGCAACAAGGAAGTATTCTCATGCCGAGGGATTCAGCTGGCGGTGAACTTCTTCCTTGACAGAGGTCATACTAGCATTACTGTGTTTGTTCCCAGCTGGCGCAAAGAGCTGCCCAGAGCTGATGCTCCCCTGACAG ATCAACACATTCTGCTGGAGcttgaaaaaaggaaaatcgtTGTCTTTACTCCATCACGCCGTGTTGGGGGCAAGCGAGTGGTTTGCTATGATGACCGCTTTATTATCAAATTGGCGTATGAGTCCGATGGAATAATCGTATCCAATGACACCTACCGAGACCTCCAAGCAGAAAGACCTGAGTGGAAGAAATGCATTGAAGAGAGGCTGCTCATGTACTCCTTTGTGAATGACAA GTTCATGCCCCCAGATGACCCTTTGGGTCGCCACGGCCCCAGCCTTGACAATTTCCTTCGGAAAAAGCCTCGTCCTACGGAGCAAAAGAGACAACTCTGTCCATACG aaaaaaagtgcacatATGGCATAAAGTGTAAGTTCTACCATCCTGAGCGGGTAAACCAACCCTATCTGTCTTTGGCTGATGAACTGAGAGAGAAAGCCCAGATTTCTACTgtaaaagaagagagaaatgCCAGATTGTCACCCAGACAGCTTCAGTCTGATCCCGCACTTGCTCAAAATGCCTATTTTCATCCTCGAGACTCCAACACAGAGCTCAAAAGAGATCAGCAGACTTCCTCACCCCCTTCTCAGGTTAGTGAAAATAAGCTGCTGTACTGGGAGGATCCTAGACACAATCCAAATCACATGCCGTGTTCTGTAACAGGAACCCAGTGTCAGAAAGAGTGGCCTGGGTTGCACTTGATGCCAAATCATTACTATGCCAACATGTCTCAAGAGTACCTGGATTCGGGCCTTGGCTCTTTTGAGAGTCAGTACTCTGATATTTCGCATTCCCTCTGCAACTCAAAGAAGCTCAGGCCGCAGTATCAGAGTGCTCCTCCTGGAGCCACAAATTCTCCGTTACATTTAGAGAAAAATAACACCAATCAGCCTTGCAAGTGCTGTTCGCATGCAGTGCCCTCGACAGTTCACCAGCAACTTCATGGAAACATGGACTCTCAGGCACAACCCCAATACAGCGCCTATCACCCAAATGCCCTCACACCCACTGCATCCCACCAGCGCAGCCTCCCCAGCCATTTCCAGTACAGTGGAGGCACCCATGTTCAGCAACATTACTGGTCAGATCCTTTTCAGGGGTTACCACAAGCCAGCAGACCAAATAGCCTCCCTTCTTCAACTCGTTCTTCACACTACCACAATTCTTGCTGCTCTAGCAACAGTCATCAGTACTATTCAAGGGGACAACAACCATCTTCTGCTGCATTTGACTCACAAAGGTTAGAACTCCGCAACAAGCTCAAAGCTATCTTCAACCCACATCTGGTGGATACTGTCATGGAAATGTTTCCAAATCTGATGAATGCTGAGAAACTAGCTGCAGAGATACTGAAGCTGAAAGCCCAAAGAGATCTTTTCTGA